The Prosthecobacter vanneervenii region AAAGCCCCACTCTTGAAAATGCGAGTATGGCCAGATCTCTGTCTAAACCTCTCTCTAAATCGCACGATCCACCCCCAATCTAACAGACTAAATGCGAAAGCCTCCTGCATTTGAGATTCAGGCGCAATCACAGCACTCCCTCCACAGCTATGAATTTGCCAAGCTGCTGCGCATGGCCTAGATCAACCCTCCCATGTCTGATTCCATCCCTAATGTACTCGCTGAACGTTACGCCACCTCCGCCATGCGCGCCCTATGGTCGCCTGAAGGCAAGGTCAGGCTGGAGCGTGACTACTGGATTGCCGTTCTCAAAGGTCAGCGCGACCTCGGTATTACCGTACCAGATGGCGTCATCAAGGCTTATGAGAAGGTCAAAGATCAGGTGAACGTGGCCTCCATCATGGAGCGTGAGCGCGTCACACGTCACGACGTAAAGGCACGTATTGAGGAATTTTGCGACCTCGCCGGGCACGAGCACCTGCATAAAGGCATGACCAGCCGCGATCTCACGGAGAATGTGGAGCAGCTTCAGGTCTTCCGTGCTCTATTAGAGGTACGTTCCAAATGTGTGGCCGTGCTGGCCGGAATCTCCCGCCGCGCTGCGCAGACGCGCGACATCCCCCTCACCGCCCGCACTCACAACGTGGCCGCGCAGGTCACCACGCTGGGCAAGCGCCTGGCCATGTTTGGCGAGGAACTGCTCGTAGCCTTTGGCGATCTGCAGCATCTCATCGCCAGCTATCCGGCCCGTGGGCTCAAGGGGGCCGTGGGCACCCGCCTGGACCAGATCACTCTCTTTAATGGAGACGCCAAAAAAGCCTCCGAACTGGAGCACCGTATCCTCCAGCACCTGGGTATGCCTGCCGCCTTCAATGCAGTTGGCCAGGTGTATCCCCGCAGTCTCGATCTCCAGGTGGTGGCCTCCTTGTGCCAGCTCGCCAGCGGTCCATCCAGCTTTGCACGCACGCTGCGCCTCATGGCGGGACAGGAACTCGCCAGCGAAGGCTTTGCCAAAGGACAGGTGGGCTCCTCCGCCATGCCGCACAAGATGAACAGCCGCTCCTGCGAACGCATCAATGGCCTCCACGTCATCCTCAAAGGCTACCTTGCCATGGCCGCCGGTCTGGCCGGGGACCAGTGGAATGAAGGAGATGTCTCCTGCTCCGTGGTGCGCCGCGTCATGCTGCCAGACGCTTTCCTCGCCATGGATGGCCTGCTGGAGACGCTGCTGACCGTGCTCAATCAGATGGAAGTCTTTGAAGCCGTCGTGGAGCAGGAACTCATGCGCTACCTTCCCTTCCTCCTGACCACCACCGTGATGATGGAAGCCGTCAAGGCCGGTGCCGGACGCGAAACCGCACATGAGGTGATCAAAGAACACGCCGTGCAAGTCGCCAAAGACCTCCGCACCGGCACCGTACGCGAAAACGACCTTCTCTCCCGCCTGGTGCTGGACGAGCGTCTCACCCTCACCACCGAAGACATGCAGCGCCTCGTGGAAGCTGGCAAAGCCAATGCCGGAGACGCCCCCCAGCAGGTGGACGCCTTCTGCGCCAGCGTGGCCGCCATCGCCAAGGAGTATCCGCAGGCTGCTAAATATGAGCCAGGCGTGATCCTTTGAGTCAACGAATGGGATCGTAAGTGATGCAAGGTTGCAGTTCATGGGAATGAGCTGCAGCCATGTACAGATGCTGAATCACAGACTCAGCTCCCTCTGCGTATATGCGCATTGTTCATCATCGAAACACACGCTTTGCCCAGCCCGCTTCGCTCGAACTGATCCGCAGCTTCACGGGCCTTCGACTCACGTCCGCGTGAGTTCGGTCCGATTCCCTTCCGACACCTCATTCGTCGGAGATGAATCTTGCCGCAGCAGCAGCTGTGAATAAGATAGGTAAACAATCAAGGATGAGCACCGCTCCTGCAGGCCCACTGCCAGACCCGCCCCCCGCACAGCCCGGCCAGATGCCAGGACCGTGGGCTTTGCTGGCGGCCACGGCTGTGGGCGGGGTGATCGGCACTCGCCTGGGCCCCACACCGCTGGTGCTGGCTGCAGGCGCAGCGGCACTGGCGCTGCTGCAGCAGAAAAAGAGTGCCTCCCCAGTCTCTGCACCGCAAGCCCAT contains the following coding sequences:
- the purB gene encoding adenylosuccinate lyase, producing the protein MSDSIPNVLAERYATSAMRALWSPEGKVRLERDYWIAVLKGQRDLGITVPDGVIKAYEKVKDQVNVASIMERERVTRHDVKARIEEFCDLAGHEHLHKGMTSRDLTENVEQLQVFRALLEVRSKCVAVLAGISRRAAQTRDIPLTARTHNVAAQVTTLGKRLAMFGEELLVAFGDLQHLIASYPARGLKGAVGTRLDQITLFNGDAKKASELEHRILQHLGMPAAFNAVGQVYPRSLDLQVVASLCQLASGPSSFARTLRLMAGQELASEGFAKGQVGSSAMPHKMNSRSCERINGLHVILKGYLAMAAGLAGDQWNEGDVSCSVVRRVMLPDAFLAMDGLLETLLTVLNQMEVFEAVVEQELMRYLPFLLTTTVMMEAVKAGAGRETAHEVIKEHAVQVAKDLRTGTVRENDLLSRLVLDERLTLTTEDMQRLVEAGKANAGDAPQQVDAFCASVAAIAKEYPQAAKYEPGVIL